A stretch of the Candidatus Rokuibacteriota bacterium genome encodes the following:
- the dnaB gene encoding replicative DNA helicase, which produces MATLADLLTSKIPPHSLEAERAVLGGMLLDRESLPKAVELLKPSDFYKEGHRKIFDSMLALFERNEPVDLLTVSEDLRRRSELDEVGGPATLGALVEEAATAAHLLSYGGIVREKAVLRDLIRIATEIIGKSYEGRDDVEKVLDDAERLIFQISERRMQGTAIPVRSILKGTFEQIEKLYDQKEHITGLATGFGKLDEMTSGFQSSDFIIIAGRPSMGKTAFAMNIAKYAGVRNHKRVLVLSLEMSKEQLVQRLLCAEGRVDSHKVRTGYLDTRDWTSLTNAAGRLAEAPIFIDDSPALSVLEARAKARRMKAEHGLDMIVIDYLQLMRGRNPENRQQEISEISRSLKALAKEIDVPVVALSQLSRAVESRQSKEPQLSDLRESGALEQDADLILFLYRPDRYGLQKEEDERMADVIIGKQRNGPTGVIKLTFIPEYASFENRAEPERVPQPF; this is translated from the coding sequence GTGGCAACCCTCGCCGATCTGCTCACCTCCAAAATCCCGCCGCACAGCCTGGAGGCGGAGCGGGCGGTGCTGGGCGGGATGCTGCTGGACCGGGAGAGCCTGCCGAAAGCCGTCGAGCTCCTCAAGCCCTCCGACTTCTACAAGGAGGGCCACCGCAAAATCTTCGACTCCATGCTCGCGCTCTTCGAGCGGAACGAGCCGGTCGACCTCCTGACGGTCTCCGAGGATCTGCGCCGCCGGAGCGAGCTCGACGAGGTCGGCGGGCCCGCGACGCTGGGCGCGCTCGTGGAGGAGGCGGCGACGGCGGCTCACCTCCTCTCCTACGGCGGCATCGTCCGCGAGAAGGCCGTCCTGCGGGACCTGATCCGCATCGCCACCGAGATCATCGGCAAGAGCTACGAAGGCCGGGACGACGTCGAAAAGGTGCTGGACGACGCGGAGCGGCTCATCTTCCAGATCTCCGAGCGACGCATGCAGGGCACGGCGATCCCCGTGCGGTCCATCCTCAAGGGCACATTCGAGCAGATCGAGAAGCTCTACGACCAGAAGGAGCACATCACCGGCCTGGCGACGGGGTTCGGCAAGCTGGACGAGATGACCTCCGGCTTCCAGTCGAGCGATTTCATCATCATCGCGGGCCGGCCGTCCATGGGTAAGACGGCCTTCGCGATGAACATCGCCAAGTATGCCGGCGTCCGGAACCACAAGCGGGTACTCGTGCTGAGCCTCGAGATGTCCAAGGAGCAGCTGGTGCAGCGGCTGCTCTGCGCCGAGGGGCGCGTGGATTCGCACAAGGTTCGCACCGGCTACCTCGACACGCGGGACTGGACCAGCCTGACCAATGCCGCCGGGCGGCTGGCGGAGGCGCCTATCTTCATCGACGACTCGCCGGCGCTCTCGGTGCTCGAGGCACGCGCCAAGGCGCGACGCATGAAGGCCGAGCACGGTCTCGACATGATCGTCATCGACTACCTGCAGCTGATGCGCGGGCGCAACCCCGAGAACCGCCAGCAGGAGATCTCGGAAATCTCGCGCTCGCTGAAGGCGCTGGCCAAGGAGATCGACGTGCCCGTCGTGGCGCTGTCGCAGCTCTCGCGGGCGGTGGAGAGCCGCCAGAGCAAGGAGCCGCAGCTCTCCGACCTGCGCGAATCGGGCGCGCTCGAGCAGGACGCCGACCTGATCCTCTTCCTGTACCGCCCCGACCGCTACGGGCTCCAGAAGGAAGAGGACGAGCGCATGGCCGACGTCATCATCGGCAAGCAGCGGAACGGGCCGACCGGGGTGATCAAGCTGACCTTCATCCCCGAGTACGCGTCCTTCGAGAACCGGGCGGAGCCCGAACGGGTGCCGCAGCCGTTCTGA
- a CDS encoding GNAT family N-acetyltransferase has protein sequence MAGDTVLREATEDDHPSLLALEGTAPHAGASLIQARAHFFARTDAYPVSQVLVAEREGAVIGVECLALTEVRVGGVRCRTGYSFNTRVQPGLQRRGLGPALLEAAEQWAQAQGAGYLTGLIKTSNVPSMKMVTALGWETVARFDYLVLELARFDGMAEPRAVQFDLYRDPHLMRLRLAAVQSNHFAPLFLERELFSPAPEGAYAGSWTAISRRGTAWLSVWDDRAARGLDPFAFRAVKAFDLMLEGPEALGAFASLVGVLRARGVRQLLVPLPAESAACAMLRPFAADLVDFNFVVKRLGNSPPVPPGPLYFDIRH, from the coding sequence ATTGCAGGGGACACCGTCCTTCGGGAAGCGACCGAGGACGACCACCCCTCCTTGCTTGCCCTCGAGGGTACGGCGCCCCACGCGGGGGCGTCCCTCATCCAGGCCCGCGCTCACTTCTTCGCCCGTACCGACGCCTACCCCGTTTCCCAGGTGCTGGTGGCAGAGCGCGAGGGCGCCGTCATCGGAGTCGAGTGCCTGGCGCTGACGGAGGTGCGGGTCGGCGGGGTCAGATGCAGGACGGGCTACTCCTTTAATACGCGCGTCCAGCCGGGCCTCCAGCGTCGGGGGCTGGGGCCGGCCCTGCTCGAGGCCGCCGAGCAGTGGGCCCAGGCCCAGGGCGCCGGCTACCTCACGGGGCTCATCAAGACATCCAATGTCCCGTCGATGAAGATGGTGACCGCGCTCGGGTGGGAGACGGTAGCCCGCTTCGACTACCTGGTGCTGGAGCTCGCGCGCTTCGACGGCATGGCCGAGCCCCGGGCCGTCCAGTTCGATCTCTACCGCGACCCGCACCTGATGCGGTTGAGACTCGCCGCCGTCCAGTCCAACCACTTCGCGCCGCTCTTCCTCGAGCGGGAGCTCTTCTCGCCCGCGCCCGAGGGCGCCTACGCGGGCAGCTGGACGGCGATCAGCCGCCGCGGCACCGCCTGGCTGTCCGTGTGGGACGACCGCGCGGCGCGCGGGCTCGACCCGTTCGCCTTCCGCGCGGTCAAGGCCTTCGACCTGATGCTCGAAGGACCCGAGGCACTCGGCGCCTTCGCGAGTCTGGTCGGGGTCCTGCGCGCGCGGGGCGTCCGCCAGCTCCTCGTGCCGCTGCCCGCCGAGTCCGCCGCCTGCGCCATGCTCCGCCCCTTCGCAGCCGATCTGGTGGACTTCAACTTCGTGGTCAAGCGGCTGGGGAACAGTCCGCCCGTCCCTCCCGGTCCGCTCTATTTCGACATCCGCCACTGA
- a CDS encoding sigma 54-interacting transcriptional regulator, with amino-acid sequence MTTVAIIGAGKGGRALLEMFAGDPTVTILGVADVNAWAPGLELARRLNIPVVTDLRSLIADPRLDLVIDVTGSPEVQRIILELKPAATEVMGGASARFMWDLLAERKRSEELEDRYSLMLRELQAQAEGDFIIGQNPKMKDVAQLIVRVAATPTTVLILGESGTGKELVARAIHRYSNLRDKPLITVNCTALAPTLLESELFGHKRGAFTGAVADKPGLFEKADGGTIFLDEVGDMPPEMQSRLLRVLQTGESKPVGDVVTRKVRVRVIAATNRLLEKAIATGEFREDLFYRFNAFTITLPPLRERTEDIPVLAHHFLRKAEAKVNKKVDRFAPEALDLLKRYPWPGNLRELENIIERAVVLATSRQIEVALLPLHLQENAPVPMRAGESFLEAKERAVARVEREAIERFLGEARGNVSAAAKRAGITRRNFHRLIVKYAIDMRPFRSETYKTQ; translated from the coding sequence ATGACCACGGTCGCCATCATCGGCGCCGGCAAGGGCGGGCGCGCCCTGCTGGAGATGTTTGCGGGCGATCCGACCGTGACCATCCTGGGCGTCGCCGACGTCAACGCCTGGGCGCCGGGCCTCGAGCTCGCGCGGCGGCTCAACATCCCCGTCGTGACGGATCTACGGTCGCTCATCGCGGACCCCCGCCTCGATCTCGTCATCGACGTCACGGGAAGCCCTGAAGTCCAGCGGATCATCCTCGAGCTCAAGCCGGCGGCGACGGAGGTGATGGGCGGCGCCAGCGCGCGATTCATGTGGGACCTCCTGGCGGAGCGCAAACGGTCGGAGGAGCTGGAAGACCGGTATTCGCTCATGTTGAGGGAGCTGCAGGCGCAGGCGGAGGGCGACTTTATCATCGGCCAGAACCCGAAGATGAAGGACGTGGCGCAGTTGATCGTCCGCGTCGCGGCCACGCCCACGACCGTGCTCATCCTGGGCGAGTCGGGCACGGGCAAGGAGCTGGTCGCCCGCGCCATCCACCGCTACTCGAACCTGCGCGACAAGCCGCTCATTACCGTGAACTGCACGGCCCTGGCGCCGACGCTGCTCGAGTCAGAGCTCTTCGGCCACAAGCGGGGCGCCTTCACGGGAGCCGTCGCCGACAAGCCGGGGCTGTTCGAGAAGGCCGATGGCGGCACCATCTTCCTCGACGAGGTCGGCGATATGCCGCCTGAGATGCAGAGCCGGCTCCTGCGCGTGCTGCAGACCGGGGAGAGCAAGCCCGTGGGCGACGTCGTCACGCGCAAAGTGCGCGTCCGCGTCATCGCCGCGACCAACCGGCTGCTCGAGAAGGCGATCGCGACGGGCGAGTTCCGCGAGGACCTGTTCTACCGGTTCAACGCCTTCACGATCACGCTGCCGCCGCTGCGGGAGCGGACCGAGGACATCCCCGTTCTGGCCCACCACTTCCTGCGGAAGGCCGAGGCAAAGGTCAACAAGAAGGTGGACCGCTTCGCTCCGGAGGCGCTCGATCTCCTCAAGCGCTACCCGTGGCCGGGGAACCTGCGCGAGCTGGAGAACATCATCGAGCGCGCCGTGGTCCTGGCGACCAGCCGCCAGATCGAGGTCGCGCTGCTGCCGCTCCATCTCCAGGAGAACGCCCCGGTCCCCATGCGGGCCGGCGAGAGCTTTCTCGAGGCGAAGGAGCGCGCGGTTGCCCGCGTCGAGCGAGAGGCCATTGAGCGCTTCCTCGGTGAAGCCAGGGGCAATGTTTCGGCGGCAGCCAAGCGGGCCGGCATCACGCGCCGCAACTTCCACCGGCTCATAGTGAAATACGCCATCGACATGCGGCCCTTCAGAAGTGAGACGTACAAGACTCAGTAG
- the rplI gene encoding 50S ribosomal protein L9 translates to MKIILMDDVPALGRRGEVRDVSDGYARNYLLPHKLALHATTANLKNLEQIKASQDAAAAKLTAQAQEQARAIEALHFTQARQASDEGRLFGSIGKADLAAFLSQHGVEVERRRIALDEPIKSVGDFTVPVRLHAEVTGQLKVSVTRE, encoded by the coding sequence ATGAAGATCATCCTGATGGACGACGTGCCCGCGCTCGGGCGCCGCGGCGAGGTCCGGGACGTCTCCGACGGCTACGCGCGCAACTACCTCCTGCCGCACAAGCTGGCGCTCCACGCGACGACGGCCAACCTGAAGAATCTCGAGCAGATCAAGGCGAGCCAGGACGCGGCGGCGGCAAAGCTCACGGCCCAGGCGCAGGAGCAGGCCCGGGCCATCGAGGCGCTGCACTTCACCCAGGCCCGCCAGGCCTCCGACGAAGGGCGCCTCTTCGGCTCCATCGGCAAGGCGGATCTCGCCGCGTTCCTCTCCCAGCACGGGGTCGAGGTCGAGCGGCGGCGAATCGCGCTGGACGAGCCCATCAAGAGTGTGGGTGACTTCACCGTGCCCGTTCGGCTCCACGCCGAGGTGACCGGGCAGCTCAAGGTCTCCGTTACCCGCGAGTAG
- a CDS encoding isocitrate lyase/PEP mutase family protein: protein MESKGKAFRQLLRDEPYLFTGGIYSPLDAQIAESAGMKSIYLSGYSVAMMNGWPDMGLLTMTEVAKTASMVASAVEVPIIADADDGYGNALSTMRTVQEFVKTGVAGIHLEDQRFPKRCGHIAGKTVVSREEAIGKYKAALAERDRLDREFVIIARTDAYGAVGGSMEEAVWRGRAYADAGVDLVWSELSNSDRGPAIEFARAMKQTHPKLPLAFNYSSSFRWHKDPSPLTFRELGELGYKFIFITLYGAHAAMYSVWNAMHELTKNEEQAQWAIERTKVGHPTESHHVMARVAHFQELERRYIPGTDERLKDSDGFSEAKAH from the coding sequence ATGGAAAGCAAGGGCAAGGCGTTCCGGCAGCTGCTCCGCGACGAGCCGTACCTCTTCACCGGCGGGATCTACTCGCCGCTCGATGCGCAGATCGCGGAGAGCGCGGGGATGAAGTCCATCTACCTGAGCGGCTACTCCGTCGCCATGATGAACGGCTGGCCGGACATGGGGCTCCTGACGATGACGGAAGTGGCGAAGACGGCGTCCATGGTGGCGAGCGCCGTCGAGGTGCCGATCATCGCGGACGCCGACGACGGCTACGGCAACGCGCTGTCGACCATGCGGACCGTCCAGGAGTTCGTGAAGACCGGCGTGGCGGGCATCCATCTCGAGGACCAGCGCTTTCCCAAGCGGTGCGGTCACATCGCCGGAAAGACCGTCGTGTCCCGCGAGGAAGCCATCGGCAAGTACAAGGCGGCGCTCGCCGAGCGCGACCGGCTGGACCGGGAGTTCGTGATCATCGCGCGCACCGATGCGTACGGAGCGGTCGGCGGCAGCATGGAGGAGGCCGTCTGGCGGGGCCGCGCCTACGCTGATGCCGGCGTAGACCTCGTCTGGTCCGAGCTCTCGAACTCCGACCGCGGGCCGGCCATCGAGTTCGCCCGGGCGATGAAGCAGACGCACCCCAAGCTGCCGCTGGCCTTCAACTACTCCTCGTCGTTCCGCTGGCACAAGGACCCCAGCCCGCTCACGTTCCGCGAGCTGGGCGAGCTCGGCTACAAGTTCATCTTCATCACGCTGTACGGCGCCCATGCCGCCATGTACTCGGTGTGGAACGCCATGCACGAGCTCACGAAGAACGAGGAGCAGGCCCAGTGGGCGATCGAGCGGACGAAGGTCGGCCACCCGACCGAGAGCCACCACGTCATGGCCAGGGTCGCCCATTTTCAGGAGCTGGAGCGGCGCTACATTCCCGGCACGGACGAGCGGCTCAAGGATTCGGACGGTTTCAGCGAGGCCAAGGCCCACTAG
- the rpsR gene encoding 30S ribosomal protein S18: MPPASKPVKRRRFGRRKVCKFCMDKVQLIDHKDVRRLKNFVSERGKITPRRISGSCARHQRQLTRAIRRARTVALLAQISE; encoded by the coding sequence ATTCCGCCAGCGAGCAAGCCAGTCAAGCGGCGCCGGTTCGGCCGGCGCAAAGTTTGTAAGTTCTGCATGGACAAGGTGCAGCTCATCGACCACAAGGACGTCCGCCGGCTGAAGAACTTCGTATCGGAACGGGGCAAGATCACCCCGCGGCGGATCTCCGGCAGCTGCGCCCGTCACCAGCGCCAGCTCACGCGCGCCATCCGGCGGGCGCGAACCGTGGCGCTGCTGGCCCAGATCTCCGAATAG
- a CDS encoding single-stranded DNA-binding protein, with amino-acid sequence MASLNKVFLMGNLTRPPELRYTPSGTAVADLRLAVNRNYTTQSGEKREETCFLTVVVWGKQAESCGEYLDKGSPIMVEGRLQTRDWETKDGQKRNVVEVVAERVQFMGRSKSAAGAPGAPEAVEASAAEGEDEVPF; translated from the coding sequence ATGGCGAGTCTCAACAAGGTGTTCCTGATGGGGAACCTGACGCGTCCCCCGGAGCTCCGGTATACGCCGAGCGGCACCGCCGTCGCGGACCTGCGCCTCGCGGTGAACCGCAACTACACCACGCAGAGCGGCGAGAAGCGCGAGGAGACATGCTTCCTCACCGTGGTGGTATGGGGCAAGCAGGCGGAGAGCTGCGGCGAGTACCTCGACAAGGGCAGCCCGATCATGGTCGAGGGGCGGCTGCAGACGCGGGACTGGGAGACGAAGGACGGCCAGAAGCGCAACGTCGTCGAGGTCGTCGCGGAGCGCGTACAGTTCATGGGACGGAGCAAGTCGGCGGCGGGCGCCCCAGGGGCGCCGGAAGCCGTGGAGGCATCAGCAGCCGAAGGGGAAGACGAAGTCCCCTTCTAG
- a CDS encoding enoyl-CoA hydratase-related protein → MITGAGNAFSAGGDLAFLQELPAMPPARIREVVYGTFQRVPRAIRSMDKPVVAAVNSAAVGAGCEITVACDFRIASSLARFGEVWINLGCVPALGGMFLLPRIVGLAKATELVMTGEIIDAAEALRIGLVNKVVIPPDLPRAAFELARRLARGPARALAAAKTALNRGLDSTFLAELEATLEQQTACFATRDFAEGVEALAAKRPPRFTGA, encoded by the coding sequence GTGATCACGGGCGCGGGCAACGCCTTCTCGGCGGGCGGTGACCTGGCGTTCCTCCAGGAGCTGCCGGCCATGCCGCCGGCCCGCATCCGCGAGGTGGTCTACGGCACCTTCCAGCGCGTGCCGCGGGCCATACGCTCTATGGACAAGCCCGTGGTCGCCGCCGTCAACAGCGCGGCCGTGGGCGCCGGGTGCGAGATCACGGTCGCCTGCGATTTCCGGATCGCCTCTTCGCTCGCGCGTTTCGGCGAGGTCTGGATCAACCTCGGCTGCGTGCCGGCGCTCGGCGGGATGTTCCTCCTGCCGCGGATCGTGGGCCTGGCGAAGGCGACGGAGCTCGTGATGACCGGCGAGATCATCGACGCCGCGGAGGCCCTGCGCATCGGCCTCGTGAACAAGGTCGTCATCCCGCCCGACCTTCCGCGCGCGGCCTTCGAGCTCGCGCGGCGGCTGGCGCGCGGTCCCGCGCGCGCGCTCGCGGCGGCCAAGACCGCGCTCAACCGCGGGCTCGACTCGACGTTCCTTGCCGAGCTCGAGGCGACGCTCGAGCAGCAGACCGCCTGTTTCGCCACGCGGGACTTCGCCGAGGGCGTGGAGGCCCTGGCGGCCAAGCGCCCGCCCCGCTTCACCGGCGCCTAG
- a CDS encoding APC family permease, whose protein sequence is MNLNSLKKLLVGSPLATAQARHERLSKTSALAVFSSDALSSVAYATEEILLILVLAGTVALHYSIPIGVAIAVLIAVVVSSYRQTILAYPQGGGSYIVTKDNLGTLPGLISGGALLIDYVLTVAVSVAAGVAALTSAVPWLYPYRIVIGVAFVALVTLANLRGIRESGKLFALPTYLFIAGFCVLIVYGLVRWTFGLDAPAQAVRPVIPGAQELTLFLVLRAFASGCAALTGVEAVSDGVPAFKPPEAKNARVVLAWLGIILISLFMGITFLTRHYGLTPLPEETIVSQLARQIFGEGLFYYALQGSTMLILVLAANTAFADFPRLSFFLARDGFLPRQFGTRGDRLVFSNGILILGGTAALLLVLFGGSTHALIPLYAVGVFLSFTLSQASMVRRWLVRREPGWRWRWWVNAVGAATTGLVVMVITATKFTHGAWVVVLLIPLLVMMFVSIRRHYVDVAGQLSLEHLSDEPPMTNTVLVLVGDLHMGVVRALRFAQSLSSNPRAVYVELDPARTLRLEERWAKGGCGVPLVVLSSPYRSVLGPLFEYMDRIQSQAPHGVITIVIPEFVPLHWWQHALHNQTALLVKGALLFRPGIAVVDVPFHLKA, encoded by the coding sequence GTGAACCTCAACTCCCTCAAGAAACTTCTGGTCGGGAGTCCCCTCGCCACGGCGCAGGCCCGCCACGAGCGGCTCTCCAAGACCTCTGCGCTCGCAGTCTTCTCCTCGGATGCGCTCTCTTCCGTCGCGTACGCGACCGAGGAGATCCTGCTCATCCTCGTCCTGGCCGGCACGGTCGCCCTCCACTACTCGATCCCCATCGGCGTCGCCATCGCCGTCTTGATCGCGGTGGTCGTCAGCTCGTACCGGCAGACCATCCTCGCCTACCCGCAGGGCGGCGGCTCCTACATCGTCACCAAGGACAACCTCGGCACGCTTCCGGGGCTCATCTCGGGCGGGGCGCTCCTGATCGACTACGTGCTGACCGTGGCCGTCAGCGTGGCGGCGGGGGTCGCGGCGCTGACGTCCGCCGTGCCGTGGCTCTACCCGTACCGCATCGTCATCGGCGTGGCGTTCGTCGCACTCGTCACGCTCGCCAACCTCAGGGGCATCCGCGAGTCCGGCAAGCTCTTCGCGCTCCCGACCTACCTGTTCATCGCCGGATTCTGCGTCCTGATCGTCTACGGGCTCGTCCGCTGGACCTTCGGCTTGGACGCGCCGGCTCAGGCGGTGCGCCCGGTCATCCCGGGAGCGCAGGAGCTGACGCTCTTCCTGGTCCTCCGCGCCTTCGCTTCGGGCTGCGCGGCGCTCACCGGGGTCGAGGCGGTCTCGGACGGGGTGCCGGCCTTCAAGCCGCCCGAGGCGAAGAACGCGCGCGTCGTGCTGGCGTGGCTCGGCATCATCCTGATTTCGCTCTTCATGGGCATCACGTTCCTCACGCGGCACTACGGCTTGACGCCGCTCCCGGAGGAGACCATCGTCTCCCAGCTGGCGCGCCAGATCTTCGGCGAGGGCCTCTTCTACTACGCGCTGCAGGGCTCGACCATGCTCATCCTGGTGCTGGCGGCCAACACCGCCTTCGCCGACTTTCCGCGGCTGTCCTTCTTCCTCGCCCGGGATGGTTTCCTGCCGCGCCAGTTCGGCACGCGGGGCGACCGGCTCGTGTTCTCCAACGGCATCCTCATCCTGGGCGGCACGGCGGCGCTCCTGCTCGTGCTCTTTGGCGGGAGCACGCACGCGCTGATCCCGCTGTACGCGGTGGGCGTGTTCCTCTCCTTCACGCTCTCGCAGGCGAGCATGGTCCGACGGTGGCTCGTCCGGCGCGAGCCGGGATGGCGGTGGCGCTGGTGGGTCAACGCGGTGGGCGCCGCCACGACGGGGCTCGTGGTGATGGTCATCACCGCCACCAAGTTCACCCACGGCGCCTGGGTGGTCGTGCTGCTGATCCCGCTCCTCGTCATGATGTTCGTGTCCATCCGCCGCCACTATGTAGACGTCGCCGGACAGCTCTCGCTCGAACACCTGTCCGACGAGCCGCCGATGACCAACACGGTGCTCGTGCTGGTGGGCGATCTCCACATGGGCGTGGTGCGGGCGCTCCGCTTCGCACAGTCGCTGTCCTCGAACCCCAGGGCGGTCTACGTCGAGCTTGACCCGGCCCGCACGCTTCGGCTCGAGGAGCGTTGGGCCAAAGGGGGCTGCGGGGTGCCGCTGGTGGTGTTGTCGTCACCCTACCGGTCGGTGCTGGGGCCGCTCTTCGAGTACATGGACCGCATACAGAGCCAGGCGCCGCACGGGGTCATCACCATCGTCATCCCCGAGTTCGTGCCGCTCCACTGGTGGCAGCACGCGCTCCACAACCAGACGGCGCTTCTGGTCAAGGGCGCGCTGCTCTTCCGGCCGGGCATCGCGGTGGTGGACGTTCCCTTCCACCTCAAGGCCTGA
- a CDS encoding DedA family protein — translation MTEFAGWFATQAGVLDPGTAVAHWGYVAVFVLVILGNAGVPVPEEIVLVVAGFLVWRGQLRLDLVLAVGFVSAVVGDNVGYWIGRRFGRGALERHAHWILGHPERLGAMQAFVGRRGAMAIFVARFVPGLRFMAGPLAGALGLGVWPFLAANVLGAAVYVPIMVGGGWALGYGFGDYVEPLRHIVGNVEHVALGLVVAAAAAVLGWRVIQAARGRRP, via the coding sequence GTGACCGAGTTCGCCGGCTGGTTCGCCACACAGGCGGGCGTCCTGGACCCGGGTACGGCCGTCGCTCATTGGGGCTATGTCGCCGTCTTCGTGCTCGTGATCCTGGGCAATGCAGGGGTGCCGGTCCCCGAGGAGATCGTACTGGTGGTGGCGGGTTTCCTCGTGTGGCGCGGCCAGCTGCGCCTGGATCTCGTGCTGGCGGTCGGCTTCGTGAGCGCGGTGGTCGGCGACAACGTAGGCTACTGGATCGGCCGCCGCTTCGGCCGTGGCGCACTCGAGCGCCACGCCCACTGGATCCTCGGCCACCCCGAGCGGCTCGGGGCGATGCAGGCGTTCGTCGGGCGGCGGGGCGCGATGGCAATCTTCGTCGCGCGCTTCGTTCCTGGGCTGCGCTTCATGGCCGGCCCCTTGGCGGGCGCGCTCGGGCTCGGCGTGTGGCCCTTCCTCGCCGCCAACGTCCTCGGGGCAGCCGTCTACGTCCCGATCATGGTCGGCGGCGGCTGGGCGCTCGGCTACGGGTTCGGCGACTACGTGGAGCCGCTGCGCCACATCGTGGGCAACGTAGAGCACGTGGCGCTCGGGCTCGTGGTCGCGGCGGCTGCCGCGGTCCTGGGGTGGCGCGTCATCCAGGCCGCGCGCGGCCGCCGTCCGTGA
- a CDS encoding DUF421 domain-containing protein, with product MDILVPDIAITEKVVRSVGVYLFLLVAFRVAGKRQLGQLTAFDLVVLLVISNVLQNAAIGSDSSLGGGLVGASVIIALNWVVAWLTFRHKRLERIVENVPTVLVKHGQVLHANLDREHMSMPELRAALRKEGITTMSEVRYAILEEDGHVSVIPRRPVPA from the coding sequence ATGGACATCCTGGTTCCGGACATCGCCATCACCGAGAAGGTTGTGCGGTCGGTGGGCGTGTACCTCTTCCTGCTGGTCGCCTTCCGTGTGGCGGGCAAGCGCCAGCTGGGGCAGCTCACGGCCTTCGACCTGGTCGTGCTGCTGGTCATCAGCAACGTGCTCCAGAACGCGGCCATCGGCAGCGACAGCTCCTTGGGCGGCGGGCTTGTCGGCGCCTCCGTCATCATCGCGCTCAACTGGGTGGTGGCGTGGCTCACCTTCCGCCACAAGCGCCTCGAGAGAATCGTCGAGAATGTCCCGACCGTCCTCGTCAAGCACGGCCAAGTCCTCCACGCGAATCTCGACCGCGAGCACATGAGCATGCCCGAGCTGCGCGCCGCCCTCCGCAAGGAAGGCATCACGACGATGAGCGAGGTCCGCTACGCCATCCTCGAAGAGGATGGGCACGTGAGCGTCATCCCCCGGAGGCCCGTGCCCGCGTGA
- the rpsF gene encoding 30S ribosomal protein S6, translated as MNSLYPYEILVIIDPRPTDEEVAALLTKLGENLKGLGAELGKAESWGKRRLAYDLRKQREGTYAVLECSAEPATIKEFERQLRLTEQVLRFMTTRVPVKKRVRGTPKREPAAVEESA; from the coding sequence GTGAACAGTCTGTATCCGTACGAGATCCTGGTGATTATCGATCCGCGGCCTACCGACGAGGAGGTTGCGGCGCTTCTGACCAAGCTCGGGGAAAACCTGAAGGGCCTCGGCGCCGAGCTCGGCAAGGCCGAGAGCTGGGGCAAGCGCCGTCTGGCCTACGACCTGCGCAAGCAGCGCGAGGGCACCTACGCCGTCCTCGAGTGCTCGGCCGAGCCGGCCACCATCAAGGAGTTCGAGCGCCAGCTCCGGCTGACCGAGCAGGTGCTTCGCTTCATGACGACGCGCGTGCCGGTCAAGAAGCGCGTCCGTGGGACGCCCAAGCGGGAGCCCGCGGCCGTCGAGGAGAGCGCCTGA